From Candidatus Abyssobacteria bacterium SURF_5, one genomic window encodes:
- the cooS gene encoding anaerobic carbon-monoxide dehydrogenase catalytic subunit produces MQEKSIDKASVQMLKKAKQEGVETAFDRSDRQNPRCGFGELGLCCQTCYMGPCRIDPFGRGAQHGVCGADRDAIVARNIARSAAVGAAAHSDHGRDVAQNLLMTAHGKAQGYEIKDQAKLLLLAEEMGIDTEQPVTAIAAQVALLCKAQFGQQDGELLPAQRAPEGQKQRWRALKVMPRGIDREIVELLHMVHMGMDADYHNLLKFAIKAALADGWGGSAIATDLTDVQFGSPVPVRSEANLGVLGMKTVNIVVHGHEPTLSEMIVKAARDPQMKALANEHGAEDIIVAGICCTANEILMRQGAPLAGNYLQQELAIVTGAVEAMVVDVQCIMPGLSQAASCYHTRLITTSKKARIPGALHYEFDEEHAYEIAKRIVTEAVQNYANRDRVRVSIPKEKGELVAGFTTENIFYHLGGRFRPSYRPLNEGIIQGRLRGIVGIVGCNNTKVVQDYNYMTIVKELLKHDVLIVTTGCSAGCFSKQGLLNPETALQHCGKGLRQICEAVGIPPVLHMGSCVDNSRILTACVEMVKQGGLGTDISQLPVAGCAPEAMSDKAVSIGLYVVASGITTHFNPPFRVHGSKKVLEYLSGGIEQELGAHFIFEADPKKAARALIDVLDRKRDALKLKPMMFPPSNGESEIAIRAEAAAAVQP; encoded by the coding sequence ATGCAGGAGAAATCCATCGATAAAGCAAGCGTGCAGATGCTGAAAAAGGCGAAGCAGGAGGGCGTCGAAACCGCTTTCGACCGGTCCGACCGGCAGAATCCCCGCTGCGGCTTCGGCGAATTGGGCCTGTGCTGCCAGACCTGTTACATGGGCCCGTGTCGGATCGATCCGTTCGGACGCGGCGCCCAACACGGCGTGTGCGGAGCTGACCGCGACGCGATAGTTGCGCGGAACATCGCCCGCTCGGCCGCCGTCGGCGCGGCGGCGCACTCCGACCACGGGCGCGACGTGGCTCAGAACCTTCTCATGACCGCGCACGGCAAGGCGCAAGGTTACGAGATAAAGGATCAGGCTAAGCTCCTTCTCCTCGCGGAAGAAATGGGAATCGATACGGAACAGCCGGTCACCGCGATCGCCGCACAGGTGGCCCTCCTGTGCAAGGCGCAGTTCGGCCAGCAGGACGGCGAGTTGCTGCCGGCCCAACGAGCGCCCGAGGGGCAAAAACAACGATGGCGCGCACTCAAGGTAATGCCGCGCGGCATCGACCGCGAGATCGTCGAGCTTCTCCACATGGTCCACATGGGGATGGATGCCGATTATCATAACCTCTTGAAGTTCGCGATCAAAGCCGCGCTCGCCGACGGGTGGGGCGGCTCGGCCATCGCCACCGATCTTACCGACGTCCAGTTCGGGAGCCCGGTCCCCGTCCGTTCCGAGGCCAATCTCGGCGTGCTCGGGATGAAAACGGTCAATATCGTCGTTCACGGACACGAGCCGACGCTGTCCGAAATGATCGTAAAGGCCGCGCGCGACCCGCAAATGAAGGCGCTGGCAAATGAACACGGCGCCGAGGACATCATTGTCGCCGGCATCTGCTGCACCGCGAACGAGATCCTGATGCGGCAGGGAGCTCCTCTGGCGGGAAACTACCTCCAGCAGGAACTGGCCATTGTGACGGGAGCGGTCGAGGCGATGGTCGTGGATGTGCAGTGCATCATGCCGGGCCTGAGCCAGGCGGCTTCCTGTTATCATACCAGGCTCATCACCACAAGCAAAAAGGCGCGCATTCCGGGAGCGCTTCATTACGAGTTCGATGAGGAACACGCATATGAAATCGCCAAACGCATCGTCACCGAAGCTGTTCAGAATTACGCCAACCGCGACCGCGTCCGCGTCAGTATCCCAAAGGAAAAGGGCGAGCTCGTTGCAGGCTTCACGACCGAGAACATTTTCTATCATCTCGGCGGCAGATTCCGACCGTCATACCGCCCGCTCAACGAGGGCATCATCCAGGGCCGCCTTCGCGGGATCGTCGGCATCGTCGGCTGTAACAACACGAAGGTGGTCCAGGATTACAACTACATGACCATCGTGAAGGAATTGCTGAAGCACGACGTGCTCATCGTCACCACCGGCTGCTCCGCCGGTTGCTTCTCAAAACAGGGCCTCCTTAATCCCGAGACCGCTTTGCAGCACTGCGGGAAGGGACTGAGGCAGATATGCGAGGCCGTCGGTATTCCGCCCGTCCTGCATATGGGCTCGTGCGTTGACAACTCGCGCATCCTTACGGCGTGCGTTGAGATGGTCAAACAGGGCGGCCTTGGTACCGACATCAGCCAATTGCCGGTCGCCGGCTGTGCGCCCGAAGCCATGAGTGACAAAGCGGTTTCCATCGGCCTGTATGTCGTAGCCTCCGGCATCACAACCCACTTCAATCCGCCCTTCCGCGTGCACGGCAGCAAAAAAGTGCTCGAATACCTTAGTGGTGGAATCGAACAGGAATTGGGCGCCCATTTCATTTTCGAAGCTGACCCGAAAAAGGCGGCTCGCGCATTGATCGACGTGCTCGACCGCAAGCGAGACGCGCTCAAACTCAAACCGATGATGTTTCCTCCGTCAAACGGCGAAAGCGAAATCGCGATCCGTGCGGAGGCGGCCGCGGCGGTTCAGCCATAG
- a CDS encoding GMC family oxidoreductase — translation MQNIIRKSYLESVRRNRAAGPSPLLLSRRGGTIMNSMRQAIRLEADAVVVGTGPGGASVGRELAKAGKKVIFVERGRHPERVGNHLSMIKYVDRAGLVYSEEGLNVVRALATGGSTLVFTATACRPPSWLKDKYGIDITYEVNETEEELKLAPLPDELLGPANLRLMSCANELGYEWEPFKKFIDPQKCEQGCSDCILGCKRGAKWTAADYIAEAVRHGAILMNRVRVREAIIEDGRAVGIKGKNAQGTPVEIRGRWVIISAGGMGTPEILQRSGVPEAGQGFFCDPLRMVYGTPRDKGIGTASAPQMSVGTYEHHVEDGYILSPIIEPLFLFGASVGMRKVTALPQWVNYKSILGIMVKIKDDMGGRIDLDGKFSKPLSYDDRLKLDKGTRVAEKILEKAGCEVNDIFYSVDRGAHPGGTAPIGKVVDDNLQTPVENLYVCDASVIPEPWGLPPVLTCIGFGKRLARHLLATKN, via the coding sequence ATGCAGAATATAATAAGGAAATCGTACCTGGAGAGCGTGAGGAGAAATCGAGCGGCGGGCCCTTCACCGCTCCTTTTGAGCCGAAGAGGAGGAACCATCATGAACAGCATGAGACAAGCGATCAGGTTGGAGGCGGACGCCGTAGTGGTGGGAACGGGACCGGGCGGCGCGAGTGTGGGGCGCGAACTTGCGAAGGCGGGCAAGAAAGTTATCTTTGTCGAGCGCGGTCGGCACCCCGAGCGCGTCGGCAATCACCTCTCAATGATCAAATACGTCGACCGGGCGGGGCTGGTGTACTCGGAGGAGGGCCTGAACGTCGTGCGGGCACTCGCAACCGGCGGCTCAACACTTGTCTTTACGGCGACGGCTTGCCGCCCGCCGTCATGGCTGAAGGATAAGTACGGAATCGATATCACGTATGAGGTCAATGAAACCGAGGAAGAATTAAAACTCGCTCCGCTGCCCGATGAGTTGCTCGGCCCCGCAAATCTGCGCTTGATGAGCTGCGCCAATGAGCTCGGCTACGAGTGGGAGCCGTTCAAAAAATTCATCGACCCACAGAAGTGCGAGCAGGGATGCTCCGACTGCATTCTGGGTTGCAAGCGTGGAGCAAAATGGACCGCCGCTGATTACATCGCCGAGGCCGTTCGGCACGGCGCCATCCTGATGAACCGGGTCAGAGTGCGAGAGGCGATCATCGAGGATGGCCGCGCTGTCGGCATCAAAGGAAAAAATGCGCAGGGAACACCCGTCGAAATCCGTGGTCGCTGGGTCATCATCTCGGCCGGCGGCATGGGGACGCCTGAAATCCTGCAGCGGTCGGGTGTGCCTGAGGCCGGCCAGGGCTTCTTCTGCGATCCGCTGCGTATGGTCTATGGAACTCCGCGCGATAAAGGCATCGGCACCGCCTCTGCTCCCCAGATGTCGGTCGGCACCTACGAGCATCACGTCGAGGACGGCTACATCCTCTCGCCCATCATCGAACCGCTGTTTCTGTTCGGCGCATCGGTCGGCATGCGAAAGGTGACCGCTCTGCCGCAGTGGGTCAACTACAAGTCGATCCTCGGCATCATGGTTAAAATCAAAGACGATATGGGCGGGCGTATCGATCTCGATGGTAAATTCTCGAAGCCGCTCAGCTACGATGACCGCCTCAAACTCGACAAGGGCACCCGCGTAGCTGAAAAGATACTCGAAAAGGCGGGTTGCGAAGTCAACGACATCTTCTATTCGGTGGACCGGGGCGCGCATCCCGGCGGAACCGCGCCCATCGGGAAAGTGGTCGATGATAATCTGCAGACGCCGGTCGAAAACCTCTATGTGTGTGATGCGAGTGTTATCCCCGAGCCGTGGGGACTGCCGCCCGTGCTCACCTGCATCGGTTTCGGCAAACGCCTCGCACGCCACCTGCTGGCAACAAAAAATTAG